AAGCCGAGTTCCAACTCCTGGAAGCGCAAACGTCGCCTCGTCACCGACGACGACAACGCCCCGTTCACACCGGGTCGCGATCCGGGCTCCCTCGGGGATGTGCTCGACAAGCTGACGCGCGACTCCGGTTGGCAGACCACACTCGCCCGCGAAGACCTCGTACGACAGTGGGCCGATCTCGCCGGGGCCGACACCGCGAAGCATTCGGAGCCCGTCTCGCTGGAGCGCGGCCTCCTCACGGTGAAGTGCGATTCGACGGCGTGGGCGAAGAACCTCCAGTACATGCGCGCGACCATCGTCACGGAGATCGGGCGGCGCTACCCGGATGCCGGTGTGGAGAACCTCCGCTTCATCGGACCGGACGTTCCCTCCTGGAAATGGGGCCCCAGAGCCGTTCCAGGGCGGGGCCCGCGCGATACCTACGGGTAGGACACCATCGGCAGGGTCCGAACGTCTCAGAGGGCCACACGCGGCCGTTGAGCGGCATTTCACGACAAAACCCGGCTAGAATGGGAGTTCGTGATATCGATGTGGAGAATGCCCTCTGATGACGCCTGAATCCCCTGCTGACGAGACGGAATCGAACACCGGGGGAACCCCCGCCGCTCCGGCGGATGCAGTGACCGGAGAGGCGTCGGCCGCACCCAAGGCACAGCAGCCCGGTGAGTACGGCGCCGACTCCATCCAGATCCTCGAAGGTCTCGAAGCGGTGCGCAAGCGCCCCGGTATGTACATCGGATCGACCGGTCCGCGCGGACTGCATCACCTCGTCTACGAGATCGTCGACAACTCCGTCGACGAGGCTCTGGCCGGTTACGCCGACACGATCCTGGTCACGCTCCTGCACGACGGCGGTGTGCGTGTGGTCGACAACGGCCGCGGCATCCCCGTCGACCCGCACTCCTCCGACCCGAACAAGTCGACGGTCGAGGTCGTGCTGACGATTCTGCACGCGGGCGGAAAGTTCGGCGGCGGAGCGTACGCGGTGTCCGGCGGCCTGCACGGTGTGGGTTCCTCCGTGGTCAACGCACTCTCGACGCGTTTCGACGTGGCGGTGAAGCAGAAGGGTCACGTCTGGCGCCACAGCTTCGCCGACGGCGGCACTCCGCAGCAGAAGCTCGAGAAGGGTGAGGAGACCGACGAGACCGGAACCACGATCTCGTTCTGGCCGGATGCCTCGATCTTCACCGAGACGATCGATTTCGAATACGACACCCTGCGCACCCGCTTCCAGCAGATGGCGTTCCTCAACAAGGGCTTGCGTATCGAGCTGAACGACGAGCGTGCATCGTCGACGTACGAGGTCGAGGTCGACGGCGAGACCGTCGCGAAGCAGCCGGGGGACGTGTTCCTCTACGAGCGCGGACTGGTCGACTATGTCGAGTACCTGAACAAGGTGCGTCACGCCGAGGTCGTCAACGAGGAGATCATCGCGTTCGAGTCGGAGGACACCGAGCGCAAGATCTCCCTCGAGGTCGCGATGCAGTGGACCACCTCGTACACCGAGAACGTGTTCACCTACGCGAACACGATCAACACCCACGAGGGTGGAACGCACGAGGAAGGTTTCCGCGCGGCCCTGACGACGCTCGTCAACAAGTACGCGCGCGCCAACAACCTGCTCAAGGAGAAGGACGACAACCTCTCCGGCGACGACGTGCGCGAGGGTCTGACCGCCGTCATCTCGATCAAGCTCGGTGAGCCGCAGTTCGAGGGCCAGACGAAGACGAAGCTCGGCAACACCGAGGCGAAGGCCTTCGTGCAGAAGGTCGTCGGGGATCAGCTCGGCGACTGGTTCGGACGCAACCCGGCGCAGGCCAAGAACGTCATCCGCAAGTCGATCGATGCGGCGACCGCGCGCATGGCGGCACGGAAGGCCCGCGAGACGGCGCGCCGCAAGAGCGTGTTCGAGTCGGCGGCCATGCCCGACAAGCTCAAGGACTGCACCAGCAAGGACCCGTCGATCAGCGAGATCTTCCTCGTGGAGGGTGACTCGGCCGGCGGTTCCGCCGTGCAGGGTCGCGACCCCCACACGCAGGCGATCCTCGCGCTGCGTGGCAAGATCCTCAACGTCGAGCGTGCGCGTCTGGACAAGGCACTGGGCAACAAGGAGGTCCAGGCGATGATCCAGGCCTTCGGCACGGGCATCGGCGAAGAGTTCGACATCGAGAAGGCGCGCTATCACAAGATCGTGCTCATGGCTGATGCCGACGTCGATGGCCAGCACATCACGACGCTGCTGCTGACGCTGCTGTTCCGCTACATGCGCGGACTCATCGAGGCCGGCTTCGTCTACCTCGCCATGCCGCCGCTGTACCGACTCAAGTGGTCGAACTCCGCGCACGAGTACGTGTTCAGCGACAACGAGCGGGACGCGCTGCTGAAGCACGGTCTCGAGAACGGCAAGCGGATCCCGAAGGATGCCGGCATCCAGCGCTACAAGGGTCTCGGTGAGATGAACCCGAAGGAGCTGTGGGAGACGACGATGGATCACTCCACCCGCACCCTTCAGCAGATCACCATCGAGGATGCCGCCGCCGCCGACGAGATCTTCAGTGTGCTGATGGGCGAGGACGTCGAGTCCCGTCGAAGCTTCATCCAGCGCAACGCCAAGGACGTCCGCTTCCTCGATATCTGATTCCGCAGGGCTTCGAGCCCCACGGATGTCAGACGAGGACGCGACACAGAGAGATTGACACATGACTGACGAAGAACGCACGGAGCCGGACCACGATCACGGCAAGATCGACCAGGTAGACCTGCAGTCGGAGATGCAGCGCAGCTATCTCGACTACGCGATGGCCGTGATCGTGGGCCGCGCACTGCCCGATGTCCGTGACGGACTCAAGCCGGTGCACCGCCGCGTGATCTACGGCATGTACGACGGTGGATTCCGCCCCGACAAGTCGTTCTCGAAGTGTGCGCGCATCGTCGGCGAGGTCATGGGGCAGTACCACCCCCATGGTGACTCGGCGATCTACGACGCCCTGGTCCGTCTGGTGCAGCCGTGGTCGCTGCGGTACCCGCTGGCGCTCGGGCAGGGTAACTTCGGCTCTCCGGGCAACATGGGCGCCGCAGCTCCCCGATACACCGAGACGAAGATGGCTCCGCTCGCGCTCGAGATGGTGCGCGACATCGAAGAAGACACCGTCGACTTCCAGGACAACTACGACGGTCAGACGCAGGAGCCGACGGTGCTGCCGGCGCGCTTCCCGAACCTCCTGGTCAACGGCTCGGTCGGTATCGCGGTCGGTATGGCGACCAACATCCCGCCGCACAACCTGCGCGAGGTCTCGGATGCCGCGCTCTGGGCGCTCGACAACCCCGGTATCCCCCGTGAGGAGCTCCTCGACGGGCTGATCCAGCGCGTTCCCGGTCCCGACTTCCCGACCGGCGCGCAGATCCTCGGAACCAAGGGCATCCAGGAGGCGTACCGCACGGGTCGTGGTTCGATCACGATGCGTGCCGTCGTCAACGTCGAGGAGATCCAGGGCCGCACGTGCCTCGTGATCACCGAGCTGCCGTATCAGGTCAACCCCGACAACGTGGCGGTGAAGATCGGCGATCTCGCCCGTGACGGCAAGATCACCGGCATCGCCGACATCCGCGACGAGTCGTCCGACCGCACGGGTCAGCGCCTGGTCGTCGTGCTCAAGCGCGATGCCGTCGCCAAGGTCGTGCTCAACAACCTGTACAAGCACACGCAGCTGCAGGAGAACTTCGGCGCGAACATGCTGGCGATCGTCGACGGCGTGCCGCGCACGCTCGCGATCGACGGATTCATCACGAACTGGATCACGCACCAGATCGAGGTGATCATCCGGCGCACGCAGTTCCGCCTCGCCAAGGCCGAGAAGCGCATGCACATCCTGCGCGGCTACCTCAAGGCGCTCGACGCGCTCGATGAGGTCATCGCGTTGATCCGTCGCTCGCCCACCGCGCAGGAGGCGAACGAGGGACTGCAGAAGCTGCTCGACATCGATGACGATCAGGCCGAGGCCATCCTCGCGATGCAGCTGCGTCGCCTGGCCGCCCTCGAGCGGCAGCGAATCCTCGACGAGGCCAACGAGCTCGAGGCCCAGATCGCCGAGTTCAAGGCGATCCTCGCCGACGAGTCGCTGCAGCGCGACATCATCCGCGAAGAGCTCACCGGCATCGTCGACCGCTTCGGCGACGATCGCCGCACGCACATCCTGCACGGCTTCGACGGCGACGTCTCGATGGAAGACCTCATCGCCGAAGAGGAGATGGTCGTCACCGTCACGCGTGAGGGCTACATCAAGCGCACGCGCAGCGACAACTACCGCTCGCAGCACCGCGGCGGCAAGGGAGTGAAGGGTGCGCAGCTGCGCGCCGACGACATCGTCGAGCACTTCTTCGTCACCACGACGCACCACTGGTTGCTGTTCTTCACCGACAAGGGTCGCGTCTACCGCGCGAAGACCTACGAGGTGCCCGAGGCCGGCCGTGACGCGAAGGGCACGCACGTCGCGAACCTGTTGGCGCTGCAGCCCGATGAGAGCATCGCTCAGGTGCTCGACATCCGCGACTACGCCGTCGCCGACTATCTCGTGCTGGCGACGCGCGAGGGTCTGGTCAAGAAGACGCGTCTCGACGTGTACGACACGAACCGTCAGGGCGGCGTCATCGCGATCCGCCTGAACGATGAGGACGAGCTGGTCAGCGCGCTCCTGGTGAACGCCGAGGACGACATCCTCCTCATCAGCCGTCGGGGCATGTCGGTGCGCTTCGAAGCGACCGATGAGGCCCTGCGTCCGATGGGTCGCGCGACCGCGGGTGTGCGGGGCATGAAGTTCAAGCTCGACACCGACTGCCTGCTCTCGGCATCCGTCGCGGCACCCGGCAAGTTCGTGTTCGTGGTGACCGACGGTGGCTATGCGAAGCGCACCGCGGTCGAGGAATACCGCGTGCAGGGACGCGGCGGAACGGGCATCAAGGTCGCCAAGCTCAACGACGATCGGGGCACTCTCGCGGGTGGTCTGATCGTCGCGGATGACGACGAGGTCTTGGTGGTTCTGTCCAGCGGCAAGGTGGTACGCTCTGCCGTGGCCGAGGTGCCCGCCAAGGGCCGAGACACCATGGGAGTGGTGTTCGCACGGACGACGGAAGCCGACCGTATCCTCGCCATCGCCCGCAACAGTGAGCGGGGCCTCGCAAGCGACGAGGACGCCACGGAGGCGGAGGGGGAATCCGAAGCCCCTGAGACGACACAGAACCCTGAGGAAAGTACGGACGCATGAGCACAGTAGCCGACAAGCTGGCGAAGAAGTCCACGCGCAAAACAAGTGGAAAGCAGGTCCGCCTGCGTCTCGTCTACGTCGACTTCTGGTCGGCCGTGAAGCTCTCGTTCCTCGGAGCGGTGGCGCTCGCTGTCGTCACGATGGTGTCGTTCTTCCTGATCTTCCTGGTGCTCCAGGCGACCGACATCATGGCCACGGCCGATGAGTTCGTGCGCAGCTTCTCCGACGGTGCGATCCCGCTCTCCGAGCTCGTGGGTCTGCCGCAGGTGATGGCGTTCGCCGCCGTCGTCGCGATCCTCAACCTGATCGTCTTCACCGTGCTCGGCGCCGTGATCGCCGGCATCTACAACCTCGCCGTGAAGGTGACGGGCGGACTGCTCGTCGGTTTCATGTCGAACTGAGCCACTCAGACCGATCGTTCGAAGGGGCGGATGCTGCGGCATCCGCCCCTTCGGCGTTTCCGGCGGTCCGGGGTAGGGAAAACCCGAACGCAGGTGTCCGGATGACTCGGTATCGGCGCGATCTGGCCGCCCGTACCTTGGAACCATGACCACTCAGACAGCGCCCCCGCCGACGGCCGTGTCCGCGAAGCCACCGCGGCGAATCTTCACGACGGTCCTGCATCTCGCCGGCGTCGGGATCATCGGCGGCGTCATCTTCTCGACCCTCGGAGGACTGCTCGGCACGGGCCTCGGCCTCCTCTTCGCCGCCGGCATCGGAATCGTGCTGCTCGTCGGCCTCGTCTACGCCCTGTTCGGCGTGGGATGGTTCGAGGTCACCCGCGTCAGCTCGCTCTACCGTGTGCCCCTCGCCCCTCTGCGGCTGCGTCCGCGCGACCGTCCGGGTTTCGGCGGCTGGTTGCGCGCACTCGGACGCCAGGCGATCGACGGGCGGATGTGGCGGGCCATCGCGAACTTCGCCATTGCGGCCGTGTTGGGCTTCATCGTTCTGCGGCTGTTCTGGGCACTGGTGTGGTCGGTCTTCATCTCCTTCGCGCCTCTCACCTCGGCTGAAGCCGTGCTCGGGCCCTTCGGCGGTAACGGAATCCCCGTCGCCTGGGCCCCGCTGGTCGGCATCCTCGGCATCGCGGCTTCGGTCGTCGGCATGATCGGGTTGGCTCTGCTGCACCGCACGCTCGCGTTGGCGATCGTCATCCGCAGCCGCGAGACCGAGCTCACCGAGCGTGTGCGCACCTCGACCGCGCAGCGTGAGGGGGCCGTTCGTGCGGCAGACCTGGAGCGCACCCGCATCGAGCGCGATCTGCACGACGGCGTCCAGCCGCGACTCGTGTCGGTCGGCATGACGCTCGGGCTCGCGCAGCAGAAGATCGACAGCGACCCGGAGACCGCGAAGGAACTGATCTCCGAAGCGCACACGTCGACCAAGGCGGCCATCACGGAACTGCGGCAGCTCGCCCGCGGCATCCACGCCTCGGTGCTCGATGACCGTGGCCTCGATGCAGCCCTGTCGGCGTTGGCCGGACGATCGCACATCCCGGTGAACCTCGACGTGCGGATGGAGGGCCGCTGCAGCCGCGAGGCCGAGGCCGCCGTCTACTTCTCGATCGCAGAATCGCTCACCAACGCTGCGAAGCATTCGCGGGCGAGTGAGGCTCGGGTCACGGTGCGCATCCGCGAGGGCAACACCCTGTGGGCGCGTGTCGAGGACAACGGCATGGGCGGTGCGCAGGTGCAGCCGGGTGGCGGCCTCGACGGCATCGCGAACCGCGTGCTCGCCGCCGGCGGCACCTTCCGTCTCGACAGCCCGCAGGGCGGTCCGACCAGCCTGGAGGTGAACGTGCCATGCGCATCCTGATCTGCGAGGACTCGGTCCTGTTGAGGGAGGGCCTCGTGCGCCTTCTCGAAGACGCCGGGCACAGCGTCGTCGCCGCCCTTCCTGACACGTCCGGACTGGCCGAGGCCGTCGCGACCACCGTCCCTGAACTCTGCATCCTCGATGTGCGGCTCCCTCCGACGTTCACCGATGAGGGCATCCGTGCGGCGCTGAGCCTGCGGTCGACGCATCCGACGCTCGCGATCCTCGTGCTCTCGCAGTACGTCGAGGAGCGCTACGCATCAGATCTCATCGCCGCGCAGGGCGGCCCGTTGGGATACCTGCTCAAGGACAGGGTCGCCGACGTGTCGGAGTTCCTCGAGTCGGTGCACCGCATCTCCGAGGGGGCGACGGTGCTCGATCCCGAGGTCGTCGCACAACTCCTCACCCGCAGGAACAGAGATGATCGGATGCTCCGGCTCACCGAGCGCGAGCGCACCGTGCTCGCACTGATCGCCGAGGGCAAGTCGAATCAGGCGATCGCCGCGCTGCTCTTCCTCTCGGAGGCGAGCGTGGAGAAGAACATCACCGCGATCTTCCAGAAACTGGGCTTCGAGCAGGACGAGTCGGGCAACCGCCGCGTGCTCGCCGCCCTCGCACACATCGAGAACACCGGCGGCCCGACGCCGCCGACCGGCCAGACAGGAGTGGCACGATGACCACCGAGCAGAACGACATCCCGGGCGGCCACACGCCGCTCACTCCCCCGCCCGTCGCCGGTCCTCCGGCATCCGCACCGACCGGTGGCCCCGTGCCGCCGCAGGGAACCCCGCCCTCGGGCCGGTCCGGGGGTGCCACCGCGATCATGGTCGTCACCGCCGTGGTCGGCGGGCTCGCGCTTCTCGGCACCGGGGGCACGGCCGCCGCAGCGGCGGCGGGGAACCTGCTGTCATCGAGTCGACCCGACTCGGTGCAGACGGTGGCCGTCGACGGCATCGACAGCATCGATCTCGATGTCGATGCGAGCAGCATGCGCATCGAGTTCGGCGACGTCGACGAGGCGGAGCTCTCGGTCACCAACTCCCGAGGTTCGGCGTGGGACTTCGAGCGCGACGGCGATGAGCTGATCGTGCGCAGCCCGGACGGGGTGTTCGGCTGGTGGTTCAAGAGCTGGTTCGGTGACGAAGAGGTGGCGGTGCTCACGTTGCCCGACAGCCTGCGGGGTCCGGCGCTCTCGGCAGACCTCAGCCTCGACGCGGGCAGCCTCGATGTGGCCGGCGACTTCGGTGACCTCGCCATCTCCGTCAGCGCGGGTGCGCTCGACGTGGAAGGCTCGGCGCGGACTCTCGATGTCGACATGAGTGCGGGACGCGCCGATGTGCTGCTCGACGGTGTCGACGAGGCCGACCTCGGTGTGTCGGCCGGCGACCTGCGCGTCGAGCTGACGGGCTCCGCGCCGACGCGGACGGGGATCGATGTGAGTGCTGGATCGCTCGATCTCACCGTGCCCGACGTCGAGTACCGCATCACGCAGGACGTCAGCGCGGGCACGCTCAATGCCAAGGTCGAGCAGGCGTCCAGCGCCCGACGGGCCATCGACGTCGAACTCTCGGCAGGCACCGTCACCATCCGTCCCGCCGGTTGATCCGCGGTCGAGGGCGAGCATCCTCCGGGGTGGTCACCCTCGATTCGGTATTTCCGTGAAACTCGGGTAAAGTTTCGGAGGTTGACGGGGCTATAGCTCAGGTGGTTAGAGCGCTTCACTGATAATGAAGAGGTCCCAGGTTCAAGTCCTGGTAGCCCCACACTTTCAATTCAATATTTCCCTCACGGGGCCTTAGCTCAGTTGGTAGAGCGCCTGCTTTGCAAGCAGGATGTCAGGAGTTCGAATCTCCTAGGCTCCACACTGTGTTGAGACAGTTCAGGAAGCCCCGCCTCGTGCGGGGCTTTCCTGTTCTGTTGCCGCAGCTCTCGTCGCGGTGGAATGTAGCTCGGGTAGGTGGCCGGATCGCGACCCGAGCGATAGTGATGCTAGTAACCCTGGGCAGTAGCGTCTCAAACGAGGGCGCCTGTCGTCGCATTTGATCCCCGACCGGCAAGTCCTATCACCTCTTTCGGTGTCTATCGGACTGTGAGCTGCTTAGGCAGCGACTAGACGAGACGAGTAGACAGATACTCAGCTCCGGGGCTTCGCAGCCCGGTTCGCGGTCTGAGTCCGACCTTCGCGCGCGACGCGGCGACACCGAGCAGTGTTCTGATGCGAGAATCGGTATGAAAGGAGGCCAGATGGGCGACTCCGCTGGTTCATCCTCTGCAGAGGTGCGTTTCCTTGGCAACCTCAAAGCATCGAAAGTAGCTTCAGTGACGACGACTGCGACCCCAGACGTCGTTTGCCTGAGGCGTGTGACCTTCGTGGAACCTGATGGCATCGTTGCGTTGGCGGCGAGACTTCACTCCTGGTCCCGGGAGAATTCGGACCTATCTGTGGTGGCACCCGAAGACTCTTCGATCGCCAACTACCTCGCGCGGGCCCATCTCAGCCATCTCCTCGATGAGATCGGCTCTGAGCACAACTTCCCCGTCGTTAGAGAAAGGCATCTGGGAAGCAGCCTTGTGCCGCTCATGCGGGTCGAGAGCGTCGAGCAGGCTCAGGAGCTCGCGACCGCCGTTGTCGACTTTGCTGCGCGACACAACCCGGAAGCAGCTGACGCCCTGGGTGCGGCACTGTGCGAGGCGGGTGAGAACGTCGGATATCACTCGGGCCAGCAGTATGCCTTCGGGCTTGCGCAACACTATCCACGCCAGCAGCGGTTCAATTTTGCGTTGGGTGATGCGGGCCGGGGACTCCAATCATCGCTTGCTCATAAGGGAGCAACTGACGATGCATCAGCGATCCGGCTCGCGTTGACGCCGGGCGTCTCAGCGACTAACGAGAAGGGGCGTGGGTACGGTCTCTCGTCGGTGGAGGAGCAGATCGTACTGGGGCTTGCCGGGAAGCTTTCGTTGCTGTCGGGTGAGGCCGTAGTCAACGCTCATCCGGTCACCGGCCGCGTTCATCAACGGATTGATGGCCGCTTCGATGGGACGCTGGTCTCTGGGACCTTCCGAGCGCCACCTGCGCGTAGATAGTCTTCGAACCTAGAAATGACCAGCGAACATGTAGGAATCCTTGATAGCGTGAGCGTAAGTATCGTAAGGAGTCGAGAATGAACGCTGATATCACGCTTCCTCGCCTTGCTGGAACCCGGGCCGCCGCTGATGCGCTCGTGGACAGCGCTGATCTACGCGGTGCGGATGAGGTAACGGTGTATGCCCGAGCTGTAGCGAGCGCTGCACAGTCGTTTGCTGACGAGTTTGTGCGCAGACTTGATAGTCGAGGGGTTCACCATGTGCGGCTGGTAGGTTCATCGCCGAGGCTGACGGACTACTTGGTTGCTTCATCGAAGAGGCTTGGCTCGATGACCGTGTCTACCTCCAAGGTCGACGACCTCATCGAGCACTGATGACTACCTGGGGATTCCCTCGTTCAGCTTGCGGATGAGGGAATCAAATTTACCGTCCAGGTCGCTGACGCTCGTGTCTTCGTTGTGACCGGCGTATAGCTCTCCCGTTGCGACGAAGTCGCTCACGAGAGAATATGTGGCTGCGTCCCCGACAGCGGCGACTCGAGAGTGTACCGTCGAGGTGGCCTTGAATAGAGCACCGTCGGCTTCCTCGCTAGCGGTGGCAGTTGGACCGCCAACGATCCCGCCAAGTCGAAGATAGGTGGTATAGGCATCCCCAACGGCGGTGAGAGCGCGATCTCGAACCTCTCGACGGAATCCTTTCGCGGCACGGCGGCCTTCGGCGAAGCTGTTGATACCGGCAGCTGCTGCCGAAGATCCCGCAACAGTGACGATGATCGCTCCAACAACCACCCAAATATCTCCGTCGAGCAGCTGCTCGATCAGATCCTCCATGAGGCGCCCTCTCCGTTGAACCGATAGTAAACCAGCCAAGGGCTTTGCTGGTCCTTGGTAAGCGTAGGAGTTCGAATCTCCTAGGATCCACACTGTGTTGAGAAAGTTTGATCAAGGCTTCGAGCATCGCTCGAAGCCTTTTTCTTTGTCTCGATCTGCCGAAGACGAGTCATCCACAGGTGTTAACAACCCTGTTAACAACTCCGCGGATCACGGGGCGAACGTCATCCAGGTGTGTGCGATGACGCCGATCACGAGGATGACGAGTGCGATCACGTCGGTGATGACCACCTGTCGGATCTTGGCATTGACTCCTCCGGCCGCGCCGGCGAGAGCGAGAAA
The sequence above is drawn from the Candidatus Microbacterium colombiense genome and encodes:
- the gyrA gene encoding DNA gyrase subunit A codes for the protein MTDEERTEPDHDHGKIDQVDLQSEMQRSYLDYAMAVIVGRALPDVRDGLKPVHRRVIYGMYDGGFRPDKSFSKCARIVGEVMGQYHPHGDSAIYDALVRLVQPWSLRYPLALGQGNFGSPGNMGAAAPRYTETKMAPLALEMVRDIEEDTVDFQDNYDGQTQEPTVLPARFPNLLVNGSVGIAVGMATNIPPHNLREVSDAALWALDNPGIPREELLDGLIQRVPGPDFPTGAQILGTKGIQEAYRTGRGSITMRAVVNVEEIQGRTCLVITELPYQVNPDNVAVKIGDLARDGKITGIADIRDESSDRTGQRLVVVLKRDAVAKVVLNNLYKHTQLQENFGANMLAIVDGVPRTLAIDGFITNWITHQIEVIIRRTQFRLAKAEKRMHILRGYLKALDALDEVIALIRRSPTAQEANEGLQKLLDIDDDQAEAILAMQLRRLAALERQRILDEANELEAQIAEFKAILADESLQRDIIREELTGIVDRFGDDRRTHILHGFDGDVSMEDLIAEEEMVVTVTREGYIKRTRSDNYRSQHRGGKGVKGAQLRADDIVEHFFVTTTHHWLLFFTDKGRVYRAKTYEVPEAGRDAKGTHVANLLALQPDESIAQVLDIRDYAVADYLVLATREGLVKKTRLDVYDTNRQGGVIAIRLNDEDELVSALLVNAEDDILLISRRGMSVRFEATDEALRPMGRATAGVRGMKFKLDTDCLLSASVAAPGKFVFVVTDGGYAKRTAVEEYRVQGRGGTGIKVAKLNDDRGTLAGGLIVADDDEVLVVLSSGKVVRSAVAEVPAKGRDTMGVVFARTTEADRILAIARNSERGLASDEDATEAEGESEAPETTQNPEESTDA
- the gyrB gene encoding DNA topoisomerase (ATP-hydrolyzing) subunit B — protein: MTPESPADETESNTGGTPAAPADAVTGEASAAPKAQQPGEYGADSIQILEGLEAVRKRPGMYIGSTGPRGLHHLVYEIVDNSVDEALAGYADTILVTLLHDGGVRVVDNGRGIPVDPHSSDPNKSTVEVVLTILHAGGKFGGGAYAVSGGLHGVGSSVVNALSTRFDVAVKQKGHVWRHSFADGGTPQQKLEKGEETDETGTTISFWPDASIFTETIDFEYDTLRTRFQQMAFLNKGLRIELNDERASSTYEVEVDGETVAKQPGDVFLYERGLVDYVEYLNKVRHAEVVNEEIIAFESEDTERKISLEVAMQWTTSYTENVFTYANTINTHEGGTHEEGFRAALTTLVNKYARANNLLKEKDDNLSGDDVREGLTAVISIKLGEPQFEGQTKTKLGNTEAKAFVQKVVGDQLGDWFGRNPAQAKNVIRKSIDAATARMAARKARETARRKSVFESAAMPDKLKDCTSKDPSISEIFLVEGDSAGGSAVQGRDPHTQAILALRGKILNVERARLDKALGNKEVQAMIQAFGTGIGEEFDIEKARYHKIVLMADADVDGQHITTLLLTLLFRYMRGLIEAGFVYLAMPPLYRLKWSNSAHEYVFSDNERDALLKHGLENGKRIPKDAGIQRYKGLGEMNPKELWETTMDHSTRTLQQITIEDAAAADEIFSVLMGEDVESRRSFIQRNAKDVRFLDI
- a CDS encoding response regulator transcription factor: MRILICEDSVLLREGLVRLLEDAGHSVVAALPDTSGLAEAVATTVPELCILDVRLPPTFTDEGIRAALSLRSTHPTLAILVLSQYVEERYASDLIAAQGGPLGYLLKDRVADVSEFLESVHRISEGATVLDPEVVAQLLTRRNRDDRMLRLTERERTVLALIAEGKSNQAIAALLFLSEASVEKNITAIFQKLGFEQDESGNRRVLAALAHIENTGGPTPPTGQTGVAR
- a CDS encoding DciA family protein; this translates as MADISTDPAPAVSDAPETVATYLRLRGLKPSSNSWKRKRRLVTDDDNAPFTPGRDPGSLGDVLDKLTRDSGWQTTLAREDLVRQWADLAGADTAKHSEPVSLERGLLTVKCDSTAWAKNLQYMRATIVTEIGRRYPDAGVENLRFIGPDVPSWKWGPRAVPGRGPRDTYG
- a CDS encoding DUF3566 domain-containing protein, which encodes MSTVADKLAKKSTRKTSGKQVRLRLVYVDFWSAVKLSFLGAVALAVVTMVSFFLIFLVLQATDIMATADEFVRSFSDGAIPLSELVGLPQVMAFAAVVAILNLIVFTVLGAVIAGIYNLAVKVTGGLLVGFMSN
- a CDS encoding DUF4097 family beta strand repeat-containing protein; the encoded protein is MTTEQNDIPGGHTPLTPPPVAGPPASAPTGGPVPPQGTPPSGRSGGATAIMVVTAVVGGLALLGTGGTAAAAAAGNLLSSSRPDSVQTVAVDGIDSIDLDVDASSMRIEFGDVDEAELSVTNSRGSAWDFERDGDELIVRSPDGVFGWWFKSWFGDEEVAVLTLPDSLRGPALSADLSLDAGSLDVAGDFGDLAISVSAGALDVEGSARTLDVDMSAGRADVLLDGVDEADLGVSAGDLRVELTGSAPTRTGIDVSAGSLDLTVPDVEYRITQDVSAGTLNAKVEQASSARRAIDVELSAGTVTIRPAG
- a CDS encoding sensor histidine kinase — protein: MTTQTAPPPTAVSAKPPRRIFTTVLHLAGVGIIGGVIFSTLGGLLGTGLGLLFAAGIGIVLLVGLVYALFGVGWFEVTRVSSLYRVPLAPLRLRPRDRPGFGGWLRALGRQAIDGRMWRAIANFAIAAVLGFIVLRLFWALVWSVFISFAPLTSAEAVLGPFGGNGIPVAWAPLVGILGIAASVVGMIGLALLHRTLALAIVIRSRETELTERVRTSTAQREGAVRAADLERTRIERDLHDGVQPRLVSVGMTLGLAQQKIDSDPETAKELISEAHTSTKAAITELRQLARGIHASVLDDRGLDAALSALAGRSHIPVNLDVRMEGRCSREAEAAVYFSIAESLTNAAKHSRASEARVTVRIREGNTLWARVEDNGMGGAQVQPGGGLDGIANRVLAAGGTFRLDSPQGGPTSLEVNVPCAS